The Pyrus communis chromosome 2, drPyrComm1.1, whole genome shotgun sequence genome includes a window with the following:
- the LOC137724400 gene encoding cytochrome P450 78A7, producing MDSVPTSMYPIISWWMFSLEIISHLGTQTLFTRFFCLAAFISFLCLSLLTWAFSSGGIAWKNGRNQTGRVLIPGPRGVPVFGSLFSLSHGLPHRTLACLSSNLAATKLMAFSLGITPAVITSDPDIAREILISSHFANRPIKQSAKCLMFSRAIGFAPNGPYWRLLRKIASTHLFTPKRISAHEAGRHMDCHIMLRFIHNEQTLRGVVGLRKHLQTAALNNIMETVFGKRYDATCDHAEVRKLHEIVREGFELLGAFNWSDYLPWLNKFYDPFCIKKRGSVLVARVREVVVQIIEEHRIGRSKRVCDNSDFVDVLLSMDGEEKLELDDMVAVLWEMIFRGTDTIALLTEWVMAELVLNSDVQAKLRHELELVVGNKVLTEADCANLPYLRAVVTETLRVHPPGPLLSWARLSTSDVQLSNGMVVPANTTAMVNMWAITHDPNIWEDPLVFKPERFLKSAGGTDMDVRGGDLRLAPFGAGRRACPGKTLGLVTVNLWVAKLVHHFKWVQDVANNPVDLSEVLKLSCEMKNPLTVVAVRIEGLASE from the exons ATGGACTCAGTTCCAACTTCAATGTACCCAATCATCAGCTGGTGGATGTTTTCACTTGAAATAATTTCACATTTGGGAACACAAACCTTGTTCACTCGATTCTTTTGCTTGGCCGCATTTATATCATTTCTATGTCTCAGTCTCTTAACCTGGGCTTTCTCCAGCGGAGGGATAGCCTGGAAAAATGGAAGGAACCAAACGGGTCGAGTTTTGATACCAGGACCCCGAGGCGTCCCTGTATTTGGCAGCCTATTCAGCTTGAGTCATGGTCTTCCTCATCGTACTTTGGCATGCTTGTCTTCTAATCTGGCTGCCACTAAACTCATGGCCTTCAGTTTGGGCATAACCCCTGCTGTTATTACCTCTGACCCTGATATTGCTCGAGAAATTCTAATCTCTTCCCACTTTGCCAACCGTCCTATTAAGCAATCCGCTAAGTGTCTTATGTTCAGCCGAGCCATTGGTTTTGCACCAAATGGACCATACTGGAGACTTCTGCGAAAAATTGCGTCTACTCATCTCTTCACTCCTAAACGTATTTCAGCACACGAAGCTGGACGACACATGGACTGTCACATCATGTTGAGGTTCATTCATAATGAACAAACGCTACGAGGAGTTGTTGGTCTGCGAAAACATCTTCAGACTGCTGCTCTCAACAACATAATGGAGACAGTGTTCGGCAAGAGGTATGATGCAACATGCGACCATGCTGAGGTTAGAAAGTTGCATGAGATTGTAAGAGAAGGGTTTGAGCTTTTGGGTGCTTTCAATTGGTCTGATTATCTCCCCTGGCTAAACAAGTTTTACGATCCTTTTTGTATCAAGAAACGTGGCTCGGTTCTTGTTGCTCGTGTTAGAGAAGTGGTTGTGCAAATTATTGAAGAGCACAGAATTGGGAGGTCCAAAAGGGTGTGCGATAATTCGGACTTTGTTGATGTTTTGCTTTCTATGGATGGCGAGGAGAAGCTTGAACTTGATGACATGGTGGCAGTCTTATGG GAGATGATATTTCGTGGGACTGATACAATTGCACTTTTGACTGAGTGGGTCATGGCTGAGTTGGTTTTGAACTCGGATGTGCAAGCGAAGCTTCGCCATGAGCTTGAACTAGTTGTAGGAAACAAAGTTCTCACAGAAGCAGACTGTGCTAACTTACCCTATCTCCGAGCTGTGGTGACCGAGACTCTACGTGTACATCCTCCTGGGCCCCTCCTATCATGGGCACGGCTATCAACGTCGGATGTCCAGCTCAGCAACGGCATGGTGGTTCccgcaaatacaaccgccatgGTCAACATGTGGGCCATTACCCATGACCCAAACATATGGGAAGATCCATTGGTGTTCAAGCCAGAGAGGTTCTTGAAGAGTGCGGGTGGTACTGACATGGACGTGAGAGGAGGGGACCTGAGGCTTGCACCATTTGGGGCAGGTCGTAGGGCTTGTCCTGGTAAAACCCTAGGGCTTGTGACGGTGAACCTTTGGGTGGCTAAGTTGGTGCACCATTTCAAATGGGTTCAAGATGTGGCTAATAACCCGGTTGATTTAAGTGAGGTGTTGAAGCTTTCATGTGAGATGAAGAACCCTCTCACTGTTGTGGCTGTTCGAATCGAAGGACTAGCTTCTGAGTAA